One stretch of Ornithinimicrobium ciconiae DNA includes these proteins:
- the tsaE gene encoding tRNA (adenosine(37)-N6)-threonylcarbamoyltransferase complex ATPase subunit type 1 TsaE, with amino-acid sequence MSADDAVVRPHVPAPVSPGPLATILSGERARLATAEDTHALGVELGAMLRPGDLVLLTGDLAAGKTTLTQGIGAGLQVRGPITSPTFVLARVHPSLGSGPALVHVDAYRLGGLAELDDLDLDAELDEVVTVVEWGHGMAEVLAENRLEIVLSRAEPTDEATGGGPASGDGVVSGDVGDSGDVGDSEAMSDLEGAQARWVSAVGHGPRWSGAERAR; translated from the coding sequence ATGAGTGCCGATGACGCGGTGGTCCGGCCGCACGTGCCAGCACCGGTGAGTCCTGGGCCCCTGGCCACGATCTTGTCGGGTGAGCGGGCGCGACTGGCCACTGCTGAGGACACGCACGCGCTGGGCGTCGAGCTCGGGGCCATGCTGCGACCCGGAGACCTGGTGCTGCTCACCGGTGATCTTGCGGCGGGCAAGACCACGCTGACCCAGGGCATCGGCGCGGGTCTGCAGGTCCGTGGTCCGATCACCTCGCCGACCTTCGTGCTCGCACGGGTGCATCCGAGTCTGGGGTCCGGACCGGCGCTGGTGCACGTTGACGCCTACCGTCTGGGTGGGCTTGCGGAGCTCGACGACCTTGACCTCGACGCTGAGCTGGACGAGGTGGTGACGGTGGTGGAGTGGGGCCACGGGATGGCCGAGGTCCTCGCCGAGAACCGGCTCGAGATCGTGCTCTCCCGGGCTGAGCCCACCGATGAGGCAACCGGTGGCGGACCGGCCAGCGGGGACGGTGTCGTCAGCGGTGACGTGGGGGACAGCGGTGACGTGGGGGACAGCGAGGCCATGTCCGACCTCGAGGGTGCTCAGGCACGCTGGGTGAGCGCCGTCGGGCACGGACCGCGCTGGTCCGGTGCGGAGC
- a CDS encoding alpha/beta fold hydrolase, whose product MSKSRTDVLLGIGAGVAAAGLATVGAVAADRLWRDRKQAEALGTEEDFSVLPDETRVVVADDGVPLHVEINEPADWDGSGPTVILCHGFTLDLRCWVYQRRALIEAGHRVVVWDLRGHGNSGEGDTEAYNIEQLGVDLSRIIRDVAPEGDLILGGHSMGGMTIMALAEAEPGLFRDRVLGVALISTSAGGLHRITWGLGSLLGGAVNRVGPSVLKGVSPHQELVDSLLRGGRELREFFVARGSFASPVSLAVVRLTADMIFGTPLTVMSAYSHTLEDHDKREALANMVGQEVLVFNGDKDALTSAVHSTEIVEAIPGAEHVFVKDAGHIIMLEYPDLLASELLQLIGRGERCRGQQPREVPARGGSRHTVTDLSKRRRDLQARPRQRRSRQGA is encoded by the coding sequence GTGAGCAAGTCCCGCACGGATGTCCTGCTCGGCATCGGCGCCGGCGTCGCGGCGGCCGGACTGGCCACCGTCGGCGCGGTGGCGGCCGACCGGTTGTGGCGTGACCGCAAGCAGGCCGAGGCACTGGGCACCGAGGAGGACTTCTCGGTGCTCCCGGACGAGACCCGCGTCGTGGTCGCCGATGACGGGGTGCCCCTGCACGTCGAGATCAACGAGCCCGCGGACTGGGACGGCAGCGGACCGACCGTGATCCTGTGTCACGGGTTCACACTCGACCTGCGGTGCTGGGTCTATCAGCGTCGGGCCCTGATCGAGGCCGGTCACCGCGTGGTCGTGTGGGACCTGCGCGGGCACGGCAACTCGGGTGAGGGCGACACCGAGGCCTACAACATCGAGCAGCTCGGAGTCGACCTCTCGCGCATCATCCGGGACGTGGCACCCGAGGGTGACCTGATCCTCGGCGGGCACTCGATGGGAGGCATGACCATCATGGCCCTGGCGGAGGCCGAGCCGGGGCTGTTCCGTGACCGGGTCCTGGGCGTGGCGCTGATCAGCACGAGCGCCGGGGGTCTGCACCGGATCACCTGGGGTCTGGGATCGCTGCTCGGGGGAGCGGTCAACCGGGTCGGCCCCAGCGTGCTGAAGGGGGTCTCACCGCACCAGGAGCTCGTCGACTCGCTGCTGCGGGGCGGCCGAGAGCTCCGCGAGTTCTTCGTGGCCCGTGGTTCGTTCGCCTCCCCGGTGTCCCTAGCAGTGGTCCGGCTGACCGCCGACATGATCTTCGGCACTCCCCTGACGGTGATGTCGGCCTACAGCCACACGCTCGAGGACCATGACAAGCGCGAGGCGCTGGCCAACATGGTGGGGCAGGAGGTCCTCGTCTTCAACGGCGACAAGGATGCGCTGACCTCGGCCGTGCACAGCACTGAGATCGTGGAGGCCATCCCCGGCGCCGAGCACGTCTTCGTCAAGGACGCGGGGCACATCATCATGCTGGAGTACCCCGACCTGCTCGCGAGTGAGCTGCTGCAGCTCATCGGTCGGGGTGAGCGCTGCCGGGGACAGCAGCCCCGTGAGGTCCCCGCTCGAGGCGGCTCCCGGCATACGGTCACCGACCTGTCCAAGCGGCGCCGGGACCTGCAGGCCCGACCTCGGCAGCGTAGGTCGCGCCAGGGCGCATGA
- the alr gene encoding alanine racemase, which yields MSHAIERPSAPIPAGTGSAGARVPFPARAVVDLAAIARNVGVLGERAGSAGVMAVVKADAYGHGLVPSARAALAGGASWLGVAQLTEAIRLREAGVSAPVLCWLHAPGAGFGEAITQDIDLGVSATWMLDEVAAAARVARRTARVQLKADTGLGRNGAYVFPTGPEGSTSSDWSELVDLARRLEAEEAVRVTGLFTHFAYADAPHHPTVLAQQEAFADAVALAERAGLRPEVRHMSNSAATLTTPEAAWDLVRPGLAVYGLTPAPEVGSSEDFGLVPAMTAIAHASVVKRVRAGQGVSYGHTYTTTGPTTLVDVPLGYADGIPRHASGKAEVFVGGQRASIAGRVCMDQFVIDVGDLSVAAGDEIVLFGPGTRGEPTAQDWAEAVGTINYEIVTRFGPRVPREYVGTPPQGQETW from the coding sequence ATGAGTCACGCAATCGAGCGTCCCAGCGCCCCGATCCCGGCGGGCACGGGGTCGGCCGGTGCCCGGGTGCCCTTCCCGGCCAGGGCCGTGGTCGACCTGGCCGCGATCGCCCGCAATGTCGGGGTGCTCGGTGAGCGTGCTGGAAGCGCCGGGGTGATGGCAGTGGTCAAGGCCGACGCCTACGGCCACGGCCTGGTCCCCTCCGCCAGAGCAGCACTGGCGGGTGGTGCCTCCTGGTTGGGGGTGGCCCAGCTCACCGAGGCCATCCGCCTGCGCGAGGCGGGGGTGAGCGCACCGGTGCTGTGCTGGCTGCACGCACCCGGTGCCGGGTTCGGCGAGGCGATCACCCAGGACATCGACCTGGGAGTGTCCGCGACCTGGATGCTGGACGAGGTCGCCGCGGCGGCTCGGGTGGCCAGACGGACCGCTCGGGTGCAGCTCAAGGCGGACACCGGGCTGGGCCGCAACGGGGCCTATGTGTTCCCGACCGGCCCCGAGGGCTCCACGAGCAGTGACTGGTCCGAGCTGGTGGACCTGGCCCGACGCCTGGAGGCGGAGGAAGCTGTGCGGGTCACTGGGCTTTTCACCCACTTCGCGTATGCCGACGCCCCCCACCACCCCACCGTCCTGGCCCAGCAGGAGGCCTTCGCCGACGCCGTGGCACTGGCCGAGCGGGCTGGTCTGCGCCCCGAGGTGCGGCACATGTCCAACTCGGCGGCGACGCTGACGACGCCCGAGGCCGCGTGGGACCTGGTCCGGCCCGGCCTGGCGGTCTATGGGCTCACCCCGGCCCCCGAGGTGGGCAGCTCCGAGGACTTCGGGCTGGTGCCGGCGATGACCGCGATCGCGCACGCCTCGGTGGTCAAGCGGGTCCGGGCTGGTCAGGGCGTCTCCTACGGGCACACCTACACCACCACCGGACCGACCACCCTGGTGGACGTCCCGCTCGGCTACGCGGACGGCATACCGCGCCACGCCTCCGGCAAGGCCGAGGTGTTCGTGGGCGGGCAACGCGCCTCGATCGCGGGCCGGGTGTGCATGGACCAGTTCGTCATCGACGTCGGCGACCTGAGCGTCGCCGCCGGGGACGAGATCGTGCTCTTCGGCCCCGGCACCCGCGGTGAGCCCACCGCGCAGGACTGGGCCGAGGCCGTCGGCACCATCAACTACGAGATCGTCACCCGTTTTGGACCCCGGGTCCCGCGGGAGTATGTCGGAACACCCCCGCAAGGACAGGAGACCTGGTGA
- a CDS encoding 3-isopropylmalate dehydrogenase, whose protein sequence is MRSHRLGVIPGDGIGPEVTEAALSILDAAQGRFGFTTERTEVPLGADTYLSTGELLTADAVTQLRGQDAILFGAIGSPKVTPGVLERGIILALRAELRQAINLRPVRLYPGVPTPIAGLTPQRCDLVVVRENSEGSYVGGGSTVHRGTPAAVATQGSVNTWYAVHRAVDFAFRLAAQRRGRVTLCHKTNVLVDAGALWLAVVDEVAARFPDVEHDYVHVDAMCMHLPVAPERFDVVVTDNLFGDIITDLGAVLQGGLGVAASGNLNIEGSAPSMFEPVHGSAPDIQGQGLANPAGAALSLALCLASLGEGQAAAAVESATAEVLSGLPALSGAGMGASTAELGERIAALVTEAGDGDGAAGGLAGPSLMTQLAAVQAGLSG, encoded by the coding sequence GTGCGCTCGCACCGCCTGGGAGTGATCCCCGGGGACGGGATCGGCCCGGAGGTCACCGAGGCGGCACTGAGCATCCTGGACGCGGCGCAGGGCCGGTTCGGGTTCACCACCGAGCGCACCGAGGTGCCGCTCGGAGCCGACACCTACCTCAGCACCGGGGAACTGCTCACTGCGGACGCCGTCACGCAGCTGCGGGGTCAGGACGCCATCCTGTTTGGTGCGATCGGCAGCCCGAAGGTGACCCCCGGCGTCCTGGAGCGGGGCATCATCCTGGCCCTGCGCGCCGAGCTGCGCCAGGCGATCAACCTGCGCCCCGTCCGTCTCTATCCCGGTGTGCCCACCCCGATCGCGGGACTGACCCCGCAGCGCTGCGACCTGGTGGTTGTGCGGGAGAACTCCGAGGGCAGCTATGTCGGTGGCGGCAGCACCGTGCACCGGGGCACCCCCGCGGCCGTGGCCACGCAGGGCTCGGTCAACACCTGGTATGCCGTGCACCGCGCCGTGGACTTCGCCTTCCGTCTCGCCGCCCAGCGCCGTGGACGAGTCACCCTGTGCCACAAGACAAACGTGCTGGTCGATGCCGGTGCGTTGTGGCTGGCGGTGGTCGATGAGGTGGCGGCCAGATTCCCGGACGTGGAGCACGACTACGTCCACGTCGACGCCATGTGCATGCACCTGCCGGTCGCGCCCGAGCGCTTTGACGTGGTCGTCACCGACAACCTGTTCGGCGACATCATCACCGACCTGGGGGCGGTCCTGCAGGGCGGCCTTGGGGTGGCGGCCAGCGGCAACCTCAACATCGAGGGCTCGGCCCCCAGCATGTTCGAGCCGGTGCACGGCTCGGCCCCCGACATCCAGGGTCAGGGCCTGGCCAACCCCGCAGGAGCCGCGCTGTCCCTCGCGCTGTGCCTGGCGAGCCTGGGTGAGGGCCAGGCCGCTGCGGCGGTCGAGTCCGCCACCGCTGAGGTCCTGTCCGGGCTGCCGGCCCTGTCCGGTGCCGGCATGGGCGCCTCCACCGCGGAGCTGGGCGAGCGCATCGCGGCCCTGGTCACCGAGGCGGGCGACGGTGACGGCGCGGCGGGTGGGCTGGCCGGACCCAGTCTGATGACACAACTCGCGGCGGTTCAGGCCGGTCTGTCAGGTTAA
- a CDS encoding peptidoglycan-binding domain-containing protein codes for MAVATSFNGLAVLGDYPGFSFTAPGWKVVYVRSRPAAVILEAWARRWHAEIEPIARSHRDNWHRPRERHSRTKSGAFDLIGIHSYRPPGTKVGTGNQSNHRSGSAIDINGHLHPYEATTPAGKYRDGFTQAQRDAVRAIAASARDADGKSIGRSGLDFARGKRDGMHLEIAPGVSEDRIAAAARRFEDEVGRSATSDVWFRNAFGHDVARFQHFLADAGFGVGTVDGDAGRRTHGAVEGFQDANGLTVDGRVGPQTRRAAGLDGPDIAGGPTLPDQGPSDAELLGLEEPLPQTDETDEIDPE; via the coding sequence ATGGCTGTTGCCACCTCGTTCAACGGTTTGGCCGTGCTGGGCGACTACCCCGGGTTCAGCTTCACTGCACCGGGGTGGAAGGTGGTCTATGTGCGCTCGCGCCCGGCCGCAGTGATCCTGGAGGCGTGGGCACGGCGGTGGCACGCCGAGATTGAGCCGATCGCCCGGTCCCACCGGGACAACTGGCACCGCCCCCGCGAGCGCCATTCGCGGACCAAGTCCGGTGCGTTCGACCTGATCGGCATCCACTCCTACCGGCCACCGGGCACCAAGGTCGGCACTGGCAACCAGAGCAACCACCGATCCGGGTCGGCGATCGACATCAACGGACACCTGCACCCCTATGAGGCGACGACCCCGGCCGGGAAATACCGCGACGGCTTCACCCAGGCGCAGCGCGACGCCGTCCGAGCCATCGCCGCCTCCGCGCGGGACGCCGACGGCAAGAGCATCGGACGCTCGGGGCTGGACTTTGCACGGGGCAAGCGGGACGGCATGCACCTGGAGATCGCGCCCGGCGTCAGCGAGGACCGGATTGCCGCCGCGGCCCGGCGCTTCGAGGACGAGGTGGGGCGTTCGGCGACCTCCGACGTCTGGTTCCGCAACGCCTTCGGGCACGACGTGGCCCGGTTCCAGCACTTTCTTGCTGACGCCGGCTTCGGGGTGGGGACCGTCGATGGAGACGCCGGCCGCAGGACCCACGGCGCGGTCGAGGGCTTCCAGGACGCCAACGGCCTGACGGTCGACGGGCGCGTCGGACCCCAGACCCGCCGCGCGGCGGGTCTGGACGGCCCGGACATCGCCGGTGGTCCGACCCTGCCGGACCAGGGCCCGAGCGACGCCGAACTGCTGGGCCTGGAGGAGCCGCTCCCGCAGACCGACGAGACCGACGAGATCGACCCTGAGTGA
- the leuC gene encoding 3-isopropylmalate dehydratase large subunit, with protein sequence MGHTLAEKVWRSHVVRQAEGEPDLLYIDLHLVHEVTSPQAFEGLKVAGRTVRRPDLTVATEDHNVPTTPGPVLDLISKTQLEALTANCAEFGIVHHRRGRLGQGIVHVIGPELGLTQPGMTIVCGDSHTSTHGAFGALAFGIGTSEVEHVLATQTLPLKPFKTMAINIEGALAPGASAKDIILAVINKIGTGGGQGYVLEYRGEAIEGLSMEGRMTICNMSIEAGARAGMIAPDETTFDYVKGRAHAPTGADWDAAVEAWRQLRTDDDAVFDEEITIDATTLTPYVTWGTNPGQSVTLDDVVPDPAALGDEDARGNAQRALEYMDLTPGTPMREITVDAVFLGSCTNGRIEDLRLAADVLRGRTIADSLRMMVVPGSHAVKLQAEAEGLDAVFTDAGAEWRLAGCSMCLGMNPDQLAPQERCASTSNRNFEGRQGARSRTHLVSPAVAAATAVAGHLSSPADLPPADPAGPTDATGRHTSAAATQEVSA encoded by the coding sequence ATGGGACACACGCTGGCCGAAAAGGTCTGGCGCTCGCACGTGGTGCGACAGGCGGAGGGTGAACCAGACCTTCTCTACATCGACCTGCACCTGGTGCACGAGGTGACCTCCCCGCAGGCTTTCGAGGGACTCAAGGTAGCCGGCCGCACGGTGCGCCGTCCCGACCTGACGGTCGCCACCGAGGACCACAACGTCCCGACGACGCCCGGACCGGTGCTGGACCTGATCAGCAAGACCCAGCTGGAGGCGCTGACCGCCAACTGCGCGGAGTTCGGCATCGTGCACCACAGGCGCGGCCGCCTGGGCCAGGGCATCGTGCACGTGATCGGTCCGGAGCTTGGCCTGACCCAGCCCGGGATGACGATCGTCTGTGGTGACAGCCACACCTCCACCCACGGTGCCTTCGGCGCACTGGCGTTCGGCATCGGCACCTCCGAGGTGGAGCACGTCCTGGCCACCCAGACGCTGCCACTCAAGCCGTTCAAGACGATGGCGATCAACATCGAGGGCGCGTTGGCGCCGGGGGCGAGCGCCAAGGACATCATCCTGGCGGTGATCAACAAGATCGGCACCGGTGGCGGACAGGGTTATGTGCTCGAGTACCGCGGCGAGGCGATCGAGGGCCTGTCCATGGAGGGCCGCATGACGATCTGCAATATGTCGATCGAGGCTGGCGCCCGTGCCGGCATGATCGCTCCGGACGAGACGACCTTCGACTACGTCAAGGGCCGCGCGCACGCCCCGACCGGCGCTGACTGGGATGCTGCAGTTGAGGCCTGGCGCCAGCTGCGCACCGACGACGACGCGGTCTTCGACGAGGAGATCACGATCGACGCGACCACGTTGACTCCCTATGTCACGTGGGGCACCAACCCCGGTCAGTCCGTGACGCTGGACGATGTCGTGCCGGACCCTGCCGCTCTCGGCGACGAGGACGCCCGGGGCAACGCACAGCGCGCCCTGGAATACATGGACCTGACCCCTGGCACGCCGATGCGGGAGATCACCGTCGACGCCGTCTTCCTGGGCTCGTGCACCAACGGTCGGATCGAGGACCTGCGGTTGGCCGCGGACGTGCTGCGCGGGCGCACGATCGCCGACAGCCTGCGGATGATGGTGGTGCCCGGCTCGCACGCGGTGAAGCTGCAGGCCGAGGCCGAGGGACTCGACGCGGTGTTCACCGATGCCGGCGCCGAGTGGCGGCTGGCCGGCTGCTCGATGTGCCTGGGCATGAACCCCGACCAGCTGGCTCCCCAGGAGCGCTGCGCCTCCACCTCCAACCGCAACTTCGAGGGACGGCAGGGCGCCCGCTCGCGCACCCACCTGGTCTCCCCCGCCGTCGCCGCGGCCACTGCCGTCGCCGGTCACCTCTCTTCCCCGGCCGACCTGCCCCCCGCGGACCCGGCCGGGCCGACGGACGCCACGGGGCGGCATACGTCCGCCGCGGCGACGCAGGAGGTGTCGGCCTGA
- the leuD gene encoding 3-isopropylmalate dehydratase small subunit encodes MEKFTTHTGIGVPLRRSNVDTDQIIPAHWLKRVARTGFEDGLFSRWREDPSFVLNQEAYAGGSVLVTGPDFGTGSSREHAVWALQQYGFRVVISSRFGDIFRGNSGKGGLLTAQVAQPDVELILKYLENETGATVTVDLEARTVVAGDITAPFEVDDYVAWRLLNGLDDISLTLQHEDEITAFEAGRPPYKPVVTSATD; translated from the coding sequence ATGGAGAAGTTCACCACCCACACGGGCATCGGCGTCCCACTGCGTCGCAGCAATGTCGACACCGACCAGATCATCCCCGCCCACTGGCTCAAGCGGGTCGCCCGGACCGGCTTCGAGGACGGCCTGTTCAGCCGGTGGCGCGAGGATCCTTCCTTCGTGCTCAACCAGGAGGCGTATGCCGGCGGCTCGGTCCTGGTCACCGGCCCCGACTTCGGCACCGGGTCCAGCCGCGAGCACGCCGTCTGGGCGCTGCAGCAGTACGGCTTCCGGGTCGTCATCTCCTCCCGGTTCGGCGACATCTTCCGGGGCAACAGCGGCAAGGGTGGCCTGCTCACCGCCCAGGTCGCCCAGCCTGACGTCGAGCTCATCCTGAAATATCTGGAGAATGAGACCGGCGCCACGGTGACCGTCGACCTGGAGGCACGCACCGTCGTCGCCGGCGACATCACGGCCCCCTTCGAGGTCGACGACTATGTCGCGTGGCGCCTGCTCAACGGGCTGGACGACATCTCCCTGACGCTCCAGCACGAGGACGAGATCACAGCCTTTGAGGCGGGTCGGCCGCCCTACAAGCCGGTCGTGACCTCCGCGACCGACTGA
- the leuA gene encoding 2-isopropylmalate synthase: MTAIQTTQSVTPTEATTSSPTITPASAIERNPQQPSGMPFSRYPAYPAVDLPDRTWPSKTITSAPRWCAVDLRDGNQALIDPMTPDRKKRMFELLVQMGYKEIEVGFPAASQTDYDFVRMLIEEDLIPDDVVIQVLTQAREHLIERTYESITGAKQAIVHLYNSTSTLQRRVVFRASEDEIVDIAVQGARVCKKYEEQLPGDTEIFYEYSPESYTGTELEFAARVCNAVMEVFVPTPEKPVIINLPATVEMASPNVYADSIEWMSRHLNHRENVILSLHPHNDRGTGVAAAELGYLAGADRIEGCLFGNGERTGNVCLVTLGMNLFTQGIDPQINFSDIDDIRRTVEHCNQLPVPERHPWGGDLVFTAFSGSHQDAIKKGFEALEADAAEAGVPVDEFRWEVPYLPVDPKDVGRTYEAVIRVNSQSGKGGVAYVMKTERKLDLPRRMQIEFSQVVQRRTDSEGGEMSPAAIWAEFEQEYLEQTGPVAIKDFSIIHESGETEQDVLTATIAVDGVEHQVEGHGNGPVSAFVHALESVGIDVRVLDYSEHAMSAGDDAKAAAYVECAINGEVRWGAGIHPSIVSASLNAVCSAINRPQA; the protein is encoded by the coding sequence ATGACCGCCATCCAGACGACCCAGAGCGTCACGCCCACCGAGGCCACCACGTCCAGCCCCACCATCACGCCCGCCAGCGCCATCGAGCGCAACCCCCAGCAACCGAGCGGGATGCCGTTCAGCCGCTACCCGGCATACCCCGCCGTCGACCTGCCTGACCGCACGTGGCCGAGCAAGACCATCACCTCCGCCCCCCGCTGGTGCGCGGTCGACCTGCGCGACGGCAACCAGGCCCTGATCGACCCGATGACCCCCGACCGCAAGAAGCGGATGTTCGAGCTGCTCGTGCAGATGGGCTACAAGGAGATCGAGGTCGGCTTCCCGGCGGCCAGCCAGACCGACTACGACTTCGTGCGGATGTTGATCGAGGAGGACCTGATCCCCGATGACGTTGTCATCCAGGTGCTGACCCAGGCGCGCGAGCACCTGATCGAGCGGACCTACGAGTCGATCACCGGGGCCAAGCAGGCCATCGTGCACCTCTACAACTCGACCTCGACCCTGCAGCGCCGAGTCGTCTTCCGGGCCAGCGAGGACGAGATCGTCGACATCGCGGTGCAGGGCGCCCGGGTCTGCAAGAAGTACGAGGAGCAGCTGCCTGGGGACACCGAGATCTTCTACGAGTACTCCCCCGAGTCCTACACCGGCACCGAGCTGGAGTTCGCCGCACGCGTCTGCAATGCCGTCATGGAGGTCTTCGTCCCGACCCCTGAGAAGCCGGTCATCATCAACCTGCCGGCGACCGTGGAGATGGCCTCCCCCAATGTGTATGCCGATTCGATCGAGTGGATGAGCCGTCACCTGAACCACCGCGAGAACGTCATCCTGAGCCTGCACCCGCACAACGACCGCGGCACCGGCGTGGCGGCGGCTGAGCTGGGCTATCTCGCCGGGGCGGACCGGATCGAGGGCTGCCTGTTCGGCAATGGCGAGCGCACGGGCAATGTCTGCCTGGTCACCCTGGGGATGAACCTGTTCACCCAGGGCATCGACCCGCAGATCAACTTCTCCGACATCGACGACATCCGTCGCACCGTCGAGCACTGCAACCAGCTGCCGGTGCCCGAGCGGCACCCGTGGGGCGGTGACCTGGTCTTCACCGCGTTCTCTGGGTCCCACCAGGACGCCATCAAGAAGGGCTTCGAGGCGCTGGAGGCGGACGCCGCCGAGGCGGGCGTGCCGGTGGACGAGTTCCGGTGGGAGGTGCCCTATCTGCCGGTCGACCCCAAGGACGTCGGCCGGACCTATGAGGCCGTCATTCGGGTCAACAGCCAGTCCGGCAAGGGCGGGGTGGCCTATGTGATGAAGACCGAGCGCAAGCTGGACCTGCCGCGTCGCATGCAGATCGAGTTCAGCCAGGTCGTGCAGCGCCGCACCGACTCAGAGGGCGGCGAGATGTCCCCGGCCGCGATCTGGGCCGAGTTCGAGCAGGAGTACCTCGAGCAGACCGGACCGGTTGCGATCAAGGACTTCTCGATCATCCACGAGTCCGGTGAGACCGAGCAGGACGTGCTCACGGCCACCATCGCGGTAGACGGCGTCGAGCACCAGGTCGAGGGCCACGGCAACGGTCCGGTCTCGGCCTTCGTCCACGCGTTGGAGAGCGTGGGCATCGACGTGCGGGTGCTGGACTACTCCGAGCACGCGATGTCGGCAGGTGATGACGCCAAGGCGGCGGCCTATGTGGAGTGCGCCATCAACGGGGAGGTGCGTTGGGGCGCCGGCATCCACCCGAGCATCGTCAGCGCCTCCCTCAACGCGGTGTGCAGCGCGATCAACCGGCCTCAGGCCTGA
- a CDS encoding VOC family protein, producing MDQRLSLVTLGVRDLDRATTFYTALGWERAPSPEGVVFFQTGGIVVALWDRAALEVDSCAEDSGGWGGVTLAYNVNSREEVDDALDEAEAAGATIGRRGGGTFWGGYSGVFTDPEGHPWEVSHNPFWSVTEDGRTLLGDGRG from the coding sequence ATGGATCAGAGATTGAGCCTCGTGACGCTTGGCGTCCGCGACCTGGACCGGGCGACCACCTTCTACACGGCACTGGGCTGGGAGCGGGCACCCTCACCAGAGGGCGTTGTGTTCTTCCAGACAGGGGGCATCGTCGTCGCGCTGTGGGACCGCGCCGCCCTGGAGGTCGACTCGTGTGCCGAGGACTCCGGAGGGTGGGGCGGCGTGACCCTGGCTTATAACGTCAACAGTCGCGAGGAGGTCGACGACGCCCTCGACGAGGCCGAGGCCGCCGGAGCCACCATCGGTCGACGCGGGGGCGGGACCTTCTGGGGCGGCTACTCCGGAGTGTTCACCGACCCAGAGGGCCACCCGTGGGAGGTCTCGCACAACCCGTTCTGGAGTGTGACGGAGGACGGTCGGACGCTGCTCGGAGACGGCCGGGGCTGA